From Pseudoalteromonas piratica:
TGGGCAAGCAATCTCAACTCAAACACTCATCAAATTTTGTATCAATCTCAGTCAAACCAATTTGAGGCTATTGATTCTGGCTTTTTTATCTCAGTAGAGGGCGTCGAAGAGGTACTTTTTTACGATTACGCAAACAAAATACTGCATGAAGTGGAAAAAATTGACTACCAAGAACCACAATATGCCAACACTAGCTATATATCCAATAAGCAAAACAAAATTTTTGCCATCATAGATAACAGGAATCGAGAAACGAAATCTTACTATAGTCTTGACTTGGCAACTAAAAGGTTTAAGAAAATGGTAGATAATTCGCTCATTGATTACGAAAATTATGACCTTAGGCACATTATAAGCAGTGAATCACGTATTTATTATGTTTTAAATAATAAGAATATTTCAACCTCTGAGAATCCTAAAACTTTGGTTTATATTGATACAAAAAGTTTAACAGTAGAATCAATCGAACTACCAGTACCTTTTCGCCATTACGGTATAGATTTTACTCTTGCTAATGGAAAGTTGTTTGTTAGCGCAAATGGTCTTTGGTATCTTGATGAAACTACGAATCAATTTATAAATTTGTAGTTTGGTCATATAATCTTAACTCGAACATCAAAGCCCGCTCTATGAGCGGGCTTTTTGCGTTCTAGATTAGTCAAATTCATTACTCTAATAACCATGTTAGCTATAGAAGTGTGATTTAACTCTCCGAATTTATTTACTCTTAAATAAAAAGCCCTCTTGGGGAGGGCTATTGAATTAAATATAGATAAATTAGGCTGTTTCAGCTTGTTGCTGCGGTGAGAAAATGACTTTTGGATCAATGATAATACTGTGTTTATTATCCATATTGATAAGCCCTTTCATCATATGGCGAGTTTGTGGGTCGATATCAAAGCCAACAGAAGTTAGCTGCTCTAACGGTTTAATATCATCCTTGTTAACTGTTAACGAGTCTTCCACTTTATCAACTAATAAGCCAATATGTGGTGTTTTACCGTCTTTGGTAGTAAAGATTATAATCGGCTTATAGTCTAATGTGATTTGTTCTCTTGCTGTCTGAAAGAGCCTAACAAGCACGGTAAATATTTTGCGCTTCTTCTCATGAAATAGAGCAAGGGCTTCACCTGATGAATCGTTTTGATTAATTGTGAGCAATTCATCAGCCATTGCATGAAGTTCGCGATGAGGTTGATCAAATTTCTTTAAGATAACTCTTAGTTCATCGTTATCAGTTTTAAAATTGTTGTACCACGTGCCAAAGGCACATTTATCTGGATCTTTAGCTTTTTCGAAAGGCACACTATTGGTTAAGCTATTCTCTAATGCATCAAGCCAATCTTGATGATCTTTTTCTTTGGCAATCAGTAAATCAGACAGCGCCTGATTAGCAACATGGGTTGATTGGTTATTAAGCACAATACCAAGATCAAAAATTGGTGTAGGTGTACCTAGATAATCCTTTACACCGATAAAGCTTTTATTCTCATTAGGTAACTCAGTTAAGTTATTTTCGTATCTTTCAGTGAGTAGAATATCGAGGATTTTTAAAGCAATTGTTTTTGAGCCAACTTTAAAATTGATAAAGTCCATTACATTTCTTTCCGAGCTTTCAGATATATTAAATAGAGCATAGTTGAGCTTGTCAAAAATGCACGTATGATAAGTAGCTAACTTACCGATTATTATATTAAAAGATAGTATTGTAATGAAAAATAAATCGTCGCTACTTATGGCTAGTCTAGCATTGTTTTTAAGTGCAAATACATATGGAAATCAATTAGCAACTAATCCAACTGTAGAAGAACTAAGACTCGATAAAATCTATAAGTATGATGCAACACTAGTAAATAAAGATGCATTATCTTTATTCGCTAAAAAGTGGTCAGCGGTAAAAGACTTTGAGCAAGCAAAACAATTGTTACACCGCACAGGTAATGACTTATGGTTAAAGATAAAGTCTCAAGTAAAAAGTAATAAGCGATATGATGATAGGCCTCTATATTGGCAGCGTTTAGCAACTAAGACAGCGATAAAAGCGCAGCCTTTAGTATTTTCTCAATCTGAATTAGAGTTGTTGTTAGAAGTATTTGAAACGGCTTCTAGAGGTTATGATGATATCGACTATCGCCATAACACAGCGAAGCAAATATTTTTGACAGGTTTTGACCCATTCCTGCTTGATAAGAATATTGGACAAAGTAATCCATCAGGGCTAGCGGTGCTTAACTTAGATGGCAAAGTAATTGAATTCAATGGTATTAAGGCTGAAATCAATGCGGTAATTGTACCTGTACGTTATGAAGACTTTGATAATGGTGAGATTGAATCGCTTCTTGCACCAATTTATTTAGGTGGTCAGGTGGATTTAGTGTCAACTATTTCTATGGGCAGAGAGCACTTTGACCTTGAACGTTTTCCTGGCAAGAGACGCAGTGTTAAAGCACCTGATAATTTAAATGTGCTTTCGGGTGGAACAAAAGAAGCACCTATTATTTCAAAGTTGGCTGGGGAAACACTGTCAGGCGATGAGTTTGTCGAATTTAGTTTACCTGTTACTGCAATGCAAAAAGCGAAAGGTAAGTATCAAGTAATCGATAATTTGAGAGTCGTTACTTTGGAAAAAGGCGAATTACAGCCTAAATTACTCTCTGAATTAGATGGGCTAACAGCGGTTTCTGGTGGTGGCGGAGGGTATCTGTCAAATGAGATTTCTTATCGCAGCATCCGCCTTCAAAACCAACTTGGCACGCAAGTTCCAACTGGTCATATTCATACTCCACGGATTAAAGAGTTCGATGATAAAACCAATAAAGCGATTGTTAACCAGATTGAAGAAATGCTAAAGCAAGCAATTAGGTCGCTTTAGCATATTTAAAATGATTTAAGAAAACTGTATTGTTTTTAACTTTTTCGGTTACATCAACATAGTTTCTCTTTGCTTTATCGAGCTTTACCTTTTCCGCTTTCAAGGCGTTTAAAAGACATTCGCTGGTCAGGTTTATACAACTTTTAGCAGCCTTATAAAATACATATGCGTTGGCATACCCTTCAAGATGAACCCGTGTTGGTTGAGCTATTTCGGCTGACTTCATCATCTTCAAAAATCGTTTACACCAACCTTCTTCACAGCGATTTGCTGTCGGCATCACTTCAGTAACAAGCACATCACTTGGTTGTTTTATTCTGGAAAATAGCTGTTCACTGGAAACAAAAGAGACAGAGGTAAATTGAGGGGTAAATTCTTGTTTGGCGGCTAAATTAATAAAGTGTGCTAATGGTTCATAAGTACCCACTAAGCAGATTGCTTCAGCGCCACTGGCTTTTAATCGCTTTAATGCTTCTTTGATATCTTGCGTATTACGCTTAAACCGTGCAATTTCTAATGGTTTTAAAGCATAAGGTTGCATCGCTTTTTCTAAGCCATTTTGAACGGATAAACCAAACTCATCGGCTTGTATCAGAAATGCAATTTTTGTGATGCCTTTCTGTTGTACTAAGTAGTCAATTTGTACTTTTGCCTCATCGTTATAGCTTGCCCGTAAATTAAAGATGTGATTTTTATTTCGTAACAATTCTGCCCCGGTAAAAGGGGTTATATAAGGGATTTTATGAGCATCAATAATGGGCTGAATGGCATTGGATGTTGGTGTACCAACATAAGAAAAAAGGGCATCAACTTGGTCGGTATTAATAAAGTGGCGGGTGTTGATAACCGTTAAGTGAGGTTCATACTGGTCATCACGAATTAAAAGCTCTACTAATCGACCATTAATTCCGCCTGAAGAATTTACTTGATTGAAAAAAACACGAGCGCCTTGTTCTAATTGCACTCCTAATTCAGCTGATGGTCCACTAAACGCTGCGGACATACCCAACTTGATCGGGGGTTGCTGTGTTGCAAATACAAAAAAAGGAATACAGCAGATAAATATGATTAATTTAAATATTAAGATAGTGGCTACACCATTCTTGGGCTGCTTGTTTAAGCATTTTGTTAAGTTGCTTTTTCCCAGTTAATGCAAGAGCTTCAATTACTTCTGCATCAGCTTTGTCTTGTAATATTAGCTTAATTATTAACTTTCTAGAAACTTTTTCTAAGCGAGATAATAGCCAAGGTTTGTGACAAACTTGCTCAAAAAAGGCGAAGCGTGTTTGGTCAATATTAATTTCACCTTTGCTAAAGCGTAATACTATCGCGTGAGAGTAGTCTATCTTGTTAGCCGAAGGTTGTAAGTTCGACAAAATGGTAATCACTAAATCAGACGAAATGTGTTTAAAAGAACGACTCAGCTCAAAAAAGAACTGATGGCGAAAATGTAATAACACAGTTTCTATTTGAGGTTGATGGTTTGTTACTTTTAGCACTAAACACGAGTGTTCACCACTGGATTTATCACGTTTAGCACCGAGCTTTAAAATGCGGTAATCCTGCTTAAACCAAAATTGACAAAGCTTGCTTTCTGCACCAAAACTTGCGCCTAGAAAGTCGATTTCGTGTTGTAGTGATGACTCGACATACTCCAGTAAGCAAGACCCAACTTTTTTACCTTGATAATGTGGGTTTACGGCGATGCGCACAATACGCGCATAACGCTTTGCTAGTAAACGTTTTTCGCCATGCAATGTTGCGATCGATTGTGCCAACATATTGCCTTGAGGGCGGCGTTCCCCAGCGATAATTTGTGATGCTAACGGATCGGTTATTTCACCTTCTAATGCAACTAATGCTGCCGCTAATAACACACCATTTTGTTCAGCAATAAACACCTTCAGGTTATTACCATCAAGCATATGTCGTAAGTCATTTACGCTAGTTTGGTAGTGCGCCATCACTAGAATAGCAAATACTTGTTTAAGTATTGCGTTATCGTCTGCCAGTTGTTGTTGTGTAAGCGCGTAAAACACAATGTCGTCCAGTTGAGTTAGATTTGGTTGCTCAAAGTCAGCATCAAGTACTAATAATTGGTTAATGGTATTTTCGAGCGGGTCGTTATTGTTATAGCGGACAGGATCCGATAATTCACGAATAACACAATGACTTCGAGTTGCCTTTAAATAAGGAATGAAGCGTAAATTAAACCCTCTACCAGTGCCTTCATAGCCATGAAGTGTTGTTGCAAAACCAAGCTTTATCGGTAAATCGAGCGCTTTTTTTAATAGGCTTACTGGTAAGGTTGCTGCTTCATCAATTAATACCAAGTCGTAGTGTGTAGCTTGGTTTAGTAATGCATCAGGAGCAATAAAATCGAGCTTTACATCACTCTCAATTAATTGGTCAAAGTGTTTAAATACAGAGGCTACAGTTTGCTTGTGATGGGCACAAATTGCTACGCGTTTACCTTGTAAAACATAATTTGCGGCAAGCATGCCGAGAGCTGCTGATTTTCCTCTGCCTCTATCTGCGGTTAGTAAAAACGTAGCGCGGCGCTTAGTGATAAATTTGGTTAAATCAGCCACTAACTCTTGCTGTTGTTGATACTGAGAACTCTCAGTTGCAGCGTGCATTGGGATTGCTGGCAGTGCATTTTGCTCTGAAACAATTAGAGTGTGCTCGTCGTTCTTAAGATGCGAAATTAACCGAGTTTGAAAAAGTGAAACAGGCTTGTGTGGCTTGTTGGCACTTTGAAAACGAGCAAACGCGGGATCCGTGTGCTTGGCGTAACGTTCAAAGCTTGGCATTAGCAGCACGAGTAGGCCACCTGCTTTTATCGTACCAGCCACAGTTGCTAGCTTGTCTGGCATTAGCCCTGAATTTACGTCAAACACCACTGTGTTGTATTCTTGCCCTAATAACTGGTGATTATGCTCGGGCCAAAAATTTACTGAGGGGTGATTACTCAGGGTTAATATGTCGGGGTAAACCGTTTTTAAGGTATCAATTTGTAGCCAACACCAATTCTCACTCCCTGACAAAACCAATAACTGACGATGTTTGCTCGTTAGCAGCGACTTGTGTAATTGGTTGAGCCAGGTGTTAGTGAGCATAATTTACATCGCTTGTAATTTCGCATACATGGTCACTAGCCACTTAGTACCATGATCATCAAAGTTAACTTGAATACGCGCCTGTGGGCCCGTGCCTTCATAGTTTAGCACCGTACCTTCACCAAACTTGCCGTGCATTACGCGCTGGCCGAGTTTAAAGCCAGTATCGTTAAAGGTTTCTAAGCTGATGGTATTGCTAAAACGGCCTGTGGTTTTAGGCTTAGTAATTTGTGTTTTAACACGAATTTCATCCAAGCAATCTTCCGGTAATTCGCGAATAAAGCGTGACGGACTGTGAAACTTTTCTTGCCCGTATAAACGGCGGCTTTCCGCGTGACAAATATAAAGCTTTTGCATGGCACGTGTCATGCCTACATAACACAGGCGACGTTCTTCTTCTAAACGGCCGGTTTCTTCTTGGCTTTGTTGGGATGGGAACATACCCTCTTCAACGCCTGCCATAAACACCAATGGGAACTCTAAGCCTTTGGCTGAGTGCAGTGTCATCATTTGTACTGCATCTTCATGTTCGTCTGCTTGCCCCTCACCTGACTCAAGTGCGGTATACGCTAAAAAGCCATCAAGCGGTGAGCTAAACTCTTCTTCATCTGGCAATTCGTATTGGCTAGTCGCGTTAATTAATTCTTCTAAGTTTTCTACGCGAGCTTGGCCTTTTTCACCTTTTTCTGCCATATACATCGCCATTAGGCCTGATGTTTGAATGGCGTATTTGGTTTGTTTATCTAACGATTTATCGAGAATGTTATCTTCAATCT
This genomic window contains:
- a CDS encoding CZB domain-containing protein, coding for MDFINFKVGSKTIALKILDILLTERYENNLTELPNENKSFIGVKDYLGTPTPIFDLGIVLNNQSTHVANQALSDLLIAKEKDHQDWLDALENSLTNSVPFEKAKDPDKCAFGTWYNNFKTDNDELRVILKKFDQPHRELHAMADELLTINQNDSSGEALALFHEKKRKIFTVLVRLFQTAREQITLDYKPIIIFTTKDGKTPHIGLLVDKVEDSLTVNKDDIKPLEQLTSVGFDIDPQTRHMMKGLINMDNKHSIIIDPKVIFSPQQQAETA
- a CDS encoding ABC transporter substrate-binding protein; the encoded protein is MGMSAAFSGPSAELGVQLEQGARVFFNQVNSSGGINGRLVELLIRDDQYEPHLTVINTRHFINTDQVDALFSYVGTPTSNAIQPIIDAHKIPYITPFTGAELLRNKNHIFNLRASYNDEAKVQIDYLVQQKGITKIAFLIQADEFGLSVQNGLEKAMQPYALKPLEIARFKRNTQDIKEALKRLKASGAEAICLVGTYEPLAHFINLAAKQEFTPQFTSVSFVSSEQLFSRIKQPSDVLVTEVMPTANRCEEGWCKRFLKMMKSAEIAQPTRVHLEGYANAYVFYKAAKSCINLTSECLLNALKAEKVKLDKAKRNYVDVTEKVKNNTVFLNHFKYAKAT
- a CDS encoding GNAT family N-acetyltransferase — encoded protein: MLTNTWLNQLHKSLLTSKHRQLLVLSGSENWCWLQIDTLKTVYPDILTLSNHPSVNFWPEHNHQLLGQEYNTVVFDVNSGLMPDKLATVAGTIKAGGLLVLLMPSFERYAKHTDPAFARFQSANKPHKPVSLFQTRLISHLKNDEHTLIVSEQNALPAIPMHAATESSQYQQQQELVADLTKFITKRRATFLLTADRGRGKSAALGMLAANYVLQGKRVAICAHHKQTVASVFKHFDQLIESDVKLDFIAPDALLNQATHYDLVLIDEAATLPVSLLKKALDLPIKLGFATTLHGYEGTGRGFNLRFIPYLKATRSHCVIRELSDPVRYNNNDPLENTINQLLVLDADFEQPNLTQLDDIVFYALTQQQLADDNAILKQVFAILVMAHYQTSVNDLRHMLDGNNLKVFIAEQNGVLLAAALVALEGEITDPLASQIIAGERRPQGNMLAQSIATLHGEKRLLAKRYARIVRIAVNPHYQGKKVGSCLLEYVESSLQHEIDFLGASFGAESKLCQFWFKQDYRILKLGAKRDKSSGEHSCLVLKVTNHQPQIETVLLHFRHQFFFELSRSFKHISSDLVITILSNLQPSANKIDYSHAIVLRFSKGEINIDQTRFAFFEQVCHKPWLLSRLEKVSRKLIIKLILQDKADAEVIEALALTGKKQLNKMLKQAAQEWCSHYLNI